The nucleotide sequence CCTCGGGCTCGAGCGCACGCAGCGGCTCGAGCAGAGCGGCTGCCGCGGCATCCGTGTCTTCGATCGCGCCATCGATCACGACCACCGAGCGGCCCGACAGGAACGGCGGCAGTTCGGGCATCGGCGGGATGTGGAGGATGCGCAGCGTCGTGGTGGCCGTCTCAGGGGCGGACCGCGTCCATCGCGCCCATGCGTGCGAGATCTCGGAGGCGCGCGACGCATCCCACAGCAGCATGCCGGCGAAGACCTCGGCGAGCGGGAGCAGGTCGATCTCGATCGCGACGACGACGCCGAACGAGCCCGACCCGCCTCGCAGCGCCCAGAAGAGCTCGGGGTTCTCGTCGGCCGTCGCGCGCACGAGCACGCCCTCGGCCGTCACGACCTCGACAGCGCGCACCGCGTTGACGGCCAGACCGTGCGCTCGGGCGTAGAACGAGAGCCCGCCGCTGAGCGAATACCCGACGACCGACACGTCGCCGGCGCTGCCGTGCAGGGCGGTGAGACCGTGCGGCGCCGCCGCTTCGAGCACGTCGTTCCAGAGCGAGCCGCCGAGCACGCGCGCCGTCCGCGCCTCGGCGTCGACCGTCACGCCCCGCAGTTCCCGCAGCGACACCAGCACGGTGTGCGCGAGGTCGGTGTCGCTGAGCGCGCCCGCACCGTGACCGGTCGACTGCGGCGCGATGCGCAGGCCCGAGAGCGTGGCGGCACGAACGACTTCGACCACGTCGTCCGCGGACTCCGGGATCACGACGGCGAACGGATGCTGCGCCACGGCGAGGTTCCACGGGGTCCTGGCGGCGTCGTATCCGGCGTCGCCACGCAGCAGCGCGCGGTCGCCCAGCGCCGAGCGCAGCTCGGCCGCCGCGGCGGCCGCGGCCGCGTGGGGCACGTCGATGGCGAGGTCGTTGAGGGACATGGGGCTGCCTTTCGGTGAACGAGTGCGACGGAACCTCACGACCGACTCCGTCCGCGCGGTCGCCCACACACGGCGGCCACCCCACGAAAGAGCGCGAAGTACCCCCGCAGATACACGGCGGCGCGAACCCGCCCTCAGCTCTCGAAGTCCTCCGGTTCGACGTCGTCGAGGAATCGCTTGAACTCGTCGAGCCGCTCTGCGGCATCCGTCTCGGTGAGCACGTCGGGAACACCCGCCTCGGCGAGGACCGCGTCGGCGACCCAGATCGGCGCGCCCACCCGCGACGCGAGCGCGACGGCATCGGACGGACGGGCATCGACGACGCGCTCGCCGAGCGCCGTGGACAGCGTGATCTCTGCGTAGAACGTGCCGTCCTCGATGCGCGTCACCTCCACCTTCGTCGCCGCCGCGTCCAGCGCGGTGAGGATAAGCCCCATGAGATCGTGCGCGAGCGGCCGCGGCACCTCGGCGTTCTCGACGGCGACCAGGATCGACGTGGCCTCGAGCTGGCCGATCCAGATCGGGAGCACGAGCCCGTCGCCGGGGATCTGATCGACGGGCTTCAGCAGCAGCACGTGCTGCCCCGACGCGTCAAGAGCCACACCGGCCACGCGGACCTGGACCATTGCGCACCCCCTCGGCTCGCGGCATCCGTCGGCGCCGTCTTCTCTCGGGCCATCGTAGGCACCGCGCACGCACCCAGGACAGGGGGTTGCGCGCGCCTCGC is from Microbacterium sp. LWH3-1.2 and encodes:
- a CDS encoding FAD-dependent oxidoreductase, producing the protein MSLNDLAIDVPHAAAAAAAAELRSALGDRALLRGDAGYDAARTPWNLAVAQHPFAVVIPESADDVVEVVRAATLSGLRIAPQSTGHGAGALSDTDLAHTVLVSLRELRGVTVDAEARTARVLGGSLWNDVLEAAAPHGLTALHGSAGDVSVVGYSLSGGLSFYARAHGLAVNAVRAVEVVTAEGVLVRATADENPELFWALRGGSGSFGVVVAIEIDLLPLAEVFAGMLLWDASRASEISHAWARWTRSAPETATTTLRILHIPPMPELPPFLSGRSVVVIDGAIEDTDAAAAALLEPLRALEPEVDTFARIPAPALVGVHMDPPEPSPSATWHAVLGELPARAVDAFVEAAQTPGIFVQELRHLGGAVNRRPEGGGAIASLDGEYLVHSIAMVMTPDAAPAATAAVRAGVAAMMKWRVDALALTFVDAPGADRSVAFGSAWARLRQLKLAYDPANLFAAARPV
- a CDS encoding bifunctional nuclease family protein, whose amino-acid sequence is MVQVRVAGVALDASGQHVLLLKPVDQIPGDGLVLPIWIGQLEATSILVAVENAEVPRPLAHDLMGLILTALDAAATKVEVTRIEDGTFYAEITLSTALGERVVDARPSDAVALASRVGAPIWVADAVLAEAGVPDVLTETDAAERLDEFKRFLDDVEPEDFES